The sequence AAAGGTGATGGCTCCCGTGGAAAGCTTGTTGGATCTTCTACCAACGGGACTCATCAGGCGTTTATATATATGATATATATTGATCAAATTGAAACTGCAAAATCCTAAACAGAAATCCTCTAGTGACCCATCAATTCCTCTAGTTCGACTCTAGACCACCTCCTCTCATTTCATCAATAACCGCATCCATCGATTTCGGAAAATCCTTACTGAAAAGTGCTACTTTATTCCTATCGGTCCTCTTTTTAGATTCAGAGCTTCGCTTGAACATGTCGGTTTCGTACTCTCGCACTGTCCGGTTCAAATCACCCGACTTTGTACCTTCGACGATCTTTTTCGCCAGTTCGAGGCTATCCCACATAGTGATATTCACTCCTTCCCCCGCGTAAGGAGTCATCAAATGCGCCGCGTCACCCAAAAGCGTTAGTCCCAGACAAGGCTCCCAAGTATGTTCGATAGGGTGCATATACATGGGTCGGAAGGCAATAAAGTTGTCATCCGCCAACTGAATAAAATCTCGGAGACGGGGGTCCCAATCTTCATAAAAGGTCAAGACCTTCGCCTTGGTAGCGATTACGTCGTTTGGATTGAATGTGTTGTTGAGCCAATCGGGCCCGACATTGCTCATAGCGAAAGCGGTGTATATACGGATGCTGCCAGTCCCCTGTCTCTGCGCCGTGATATTCTTCTGATCGCTGAAGGAGAACATGCTTCCTTTACCAACTAGGCCATTAATATAGTCGAAGCGAGGGCCAGTTGGATTCGAGATATTGTACTCGATTGCAGAGACGCCGGAATAGAAGGGCGCGATTGATGTGACGCGAGGGCGTACACGAGACCAAGCCCCGTCGGCGCCAACAACGAGGTCGAAACCAACTTCGACTTGGCCATTCTTAAAGTGTAGGTCGTGCTTATGGTCGTCCGTGGGCTCTACGGATGCAAGAGCATGATCCCATTTGACGTTACTGATGCCAAAGGACTCCAGAAGAATGTTGCGCAGGGCCGTGCGATCGATTTCGGGACGAGAGCCGGCACTTTCTTTATCTTCATCGGGACCATCCTCGAAGACTATATCGCCCGACTTGAGGACAACTTTCGCGGTCTGAGCATCGTAGCGAGCGTGTTTTAGAAACTGGTCCCATAGTCCAGCGTCTCGCAATGCTTGCTGGCCCGAGTGGGTGTGGAGATCAAGCGTTCCGCCCTGTTGACGACAATCGGGGGATGGTTCGCGCTCGAAAACCGTAGGGATGATTGAGTGTCGGGCGAGGATACAGGCGAGTGTTAGGCCCCCGGGACCAGCGCCAATGATAGCAATACGGGGAGACATGAGAAGGATAGGTAGATGTAAATTTGTCGAGGACGATAGGCGTATTGAAGAGAACAGAGCATTTGCGTTAGCTTTTATAGCATTCTAATTCAAGTGTCGTTAACGTATACCGGTAAGGCCGAAAATCAGAAGGTGCAGTGCGATTGCGTACACTTTGCTGCCGGAAGCTGTCGCACGCCCGACCTCTGGGTCATGATGATCCGATCAGAGCGAACATTACGTTAAGGCGATGATAGTTATTTTTGGTACCCTTTCAATGTGATTGGAGCAGGGGATCAAAATATAATCGAATCTCATTGAGTCAAGTCTCCGAACGGATGGAAATATTGTGCGTTTACTCTTGATCCAAGAGCTGATGTTTGTGAGTTATTTTGTAGGTAATACGCTGCACCTATATGCGTCGACAACCCCAGAATACAATTGTGATAAGCAGTAAACTGTACGCGTGACTACGAGATATAAATAATACAGTTTTCCCCAGTCGAATCTGGCGAGTGACTCGGCCGGCATAGCTACAATCAACAAGGCACCAGGTTGACATCAGGAGGCAAGAAGGTTACGCAGCCCGCCCCAGGACCGGGGGTCACGGGTTTCTGGGAAACGTTGACTTGGTCTATATCAAAGCCGTGCATGGTCGGTGTGATTCCATTGTGCTAAGTTGCTGCGCCAGAGGCAAAGTCAGTGTGCGCGTGGGGACTCTTGGCTGTGCTTGCCACCCGATGATAGACAAATTTCAAGTTCCTAACAGTTTATTTAGCGCCGGGGCAAATCGATCGATAAGCCTCTCCTTACGTGATCTATGCGCATGCAAGCCAGGTTTGGAACACTAGTTTCTGTTTATACTCGATGCAGACTCTGATGCAGGGTAAACACCCCATTACAAGAGAACAAGGCCCTGTTCCACACCTATGATCATCCACCACGATCTCTACTGGCCAACAAATCAAATTGAAGAACTATGGCTCTAGACCTCAAGGACGAAGATGGAAGACCCTGTATGTTGAGAATCAAACAGCGGGGACCATTGTACAATCCCGAACGAGTAGCGCTAATGACGGATGATCCACCTTCCCAGCCGAAGGAAAGAAAACTCGTAGATATTCCTATTTTTATGAGACCCGGAAAGACTTTCCCCATGAACTTTCCAGACAATTCGCATCTACCTATTGTTGGCGAAAAAGAAATATTCAGAGGTACTCCAGATGGTATGTACCCACTAATCGCCCTTTGCATTCTCAGAGGTAAGAATTATGGCTAATTCTTCGTGTAGAGATCGCCTTGGAATTTAAAACTAAGGGAAACGCCTTTTTCAGAATGCGCAAGTGGTGGGATGCTCGCGAGGCTTACATAGAGGCTTTTGAGTTCGGTCCTACGGACCCCAAACTTGTGGAACTATTGTGGCTTAATATGGCGGCGGCGAACACCGAATTGAGTAAGCCGACAAGATGTGAGATCATTTAATCATTCAATCATTCATGCGCGATATACAGAATACTGGCCTGGCGTCTTAGGCCCTGCAGCAGAAGCTATAACACTAAACCTCAAATCTCTCAAAGGCTACTTTCGAGCTGCTCGAGCATTGATTCATTACGAACGTTATGAAGAGGCAATAGATTGCTGCGAAAGGTAACCCCTCTTACTTGTACAAAACAACGAGAAAACTCATTGTGTACCACATATACTAAAGAGCGCTTCAGATAGATCCGTCCAACGAAGCAATTATTGATCTATTAGATGATCCAAAACTTGGAGGCAACATTTCCATTCAAACCAAGATAGAACTTGCTCGGAAAACTCTTGAAAAGGTTTACCAGGTAGGTCTGAGGTCCCCACCCTGCATACAAGTTGCTCAAAACTATTAaaacaggagaaccacttTGTGATACTCCAACCCCCGTCCATTGAATTTGATCCGAGCAACTTGCCGTATATCAAGCCTGCCTTACCGAAGGATCAAAAGGGGTTTGAGATGTTCTACAACCTAACTTACAAGTACCCCGAGCGAAACGCAATGGACATATTTGTTGGCGTTTCGGTTGAGGTGCCTGTGGTGAATCTTTTGCGAGAGGCTCTACCTGGTCTGGATCATGCGCCGAAAACCTGGAATTCCAAAATACATTTCGATCCAAGCATCGCAAGCGAATCGCATGCTCAATCGGTGAAGCTGCAGGCCCAAAGACATATGATAGCTGATGGGCAAGAGAAGCATCCCCAATGGGATCCGGCCTATCAATATTCCCCACATAACGTTAACCTCTATCTAGAAACGTACAACCGTCAGGTAATCAAGATTGAGCAATCGCAAAATACAATCCAGATAATTCGGGCAGTGGGCCAAAAGGCTGAAAAGCAGAAAATATGTCTGGAAGGAGGTTCAATAGTCCTTAACGTTTTTCGGCCAGGTTCCAAAGCCGAGAGGCTTTGGCTAGAGGGAAAGGGAAGGAAGGGATTCGCCTTAGCGCATCCAAGTAAGTCATCTTTTGTTACGGAACGTCAATCTCACTAACACGCATCCAAGAGTACAAACAAACCGACAAAAATGCAATGCTGGCTTCAGGGCAGCTTCGGACATGGGTACTTATATCTCCTCGCGACCATTTGGAAGAAATATCGATCACTGCTAGGGTGGAAATGCTTAACAGGGCCGAAATTGTGCGTGACCGTGTATAGATTGATGGCGTGAAGCCCAGGATGGTATTTTAAGTTGTAGCGTGACTGAATAATGCATATCACCAACTGGAAATTGATGCACAATGCCTTGCGGTGCGCTCCTGCAGCAGTGTCGAGTTCTACGAGCCGTGGCTCTTATAAATAGAAAAACATGATGTCCCATTAATAAATCGTATGAATCCCAAATCAAAACCATAAAGCGTGCATCCTATGCTCTCATTGCCCCTCGGCTTCTACATCTGTACTACTATCTTTACTCATTACTGGAAGTCGGACCGAAAGCTTTCGAGTCGGGCGCTCAGCTCCATGGTCCTCATCATCCGAATCTCTGTCGCCGGTGAATACGTATGGAAGCGGCACCTCTCGAGTTACACGGAATTGATCAGCATTACCGATATGCTCGTTTTCCAGACGGACTAGTAGATCATTTGCGTTCAGCATGGGGGTTAGCTGCCAAAGTAGAATTGACATACAGAAGTTCCATTGCACTCTTCGTAGCATCTCCAAAATCGCAAACATGAATGCTCTTGTCCCAGCTGGCAAACCACCGCTGGGTATATACCAAATCCAAATAAAGCGGAGAACTACATTAGTCACCTGAAGATAATTTTGGTTAGCAGTAGTGATCTCCGTGAACGCCAACTATAGTTGCTCACAATCGCGACGTAGTAAGCCTGTTTAGCAGCCTCAGCATATATTAAACAACACCAAATGTTCTCTTACCAGAATGTGGTTCGAATAAGCCAATTCCTTTCGCAGGAACTTGTACTGCACACCCTTAACTTGTAGGACACTCCAGTCCATCATGAGATCCTGATATAGGCGTGAGCACTTTTAGTGAACATAATGACGAAAACATACCCAGTATGACGTGTAGCATGAATTAATCGTCGCAAATAGGATCCATACCCCCATGCGGAAATCACGGTTACTCCCTAATAAGAATAAGCAACCTGTATTGATACATGTAATCAGACTGCTTACCATAATGTCTCCACCCATAGTACGCGATATAGCTGACTATACTGGCAGTGTATTTGCCACCCTATTAAGAATTCAAGCGAACGCTAGCAATTTGTGTCTGATCCAGACCTACATTGATGAGATGGATATGGTTCTTGCTATCAACGTATCGTCGAACACACTGAACCAACCGAATCAGGGAGGGAAGTGCTGTCAGCACGAGTGGAATGGTCCAATGTGGCCCGAGTTGACATCGTTGTTCAATGTGATGCCAATGGTCAGCGTACGCACAGACCAGGAAGTCTAATCAAGTGTCAGTATTGTTCATGAGGTGTGCATTGACAGAGATGAACTTACACAAATTGCCCATGGTATATACCAACGAGCAGAATTGATCACCCATCCAAAAGTCTGTAAATTCGACCCGCGTTCTCCCGCTAACAAAGAGCTTTCCTACTGTTCTGAGAAGCCACCACCGCGCCGATCGATGAAAAATAGGGAACGGATTTAGCAAAACTACCGCAGTCAGGCCAAGCCACATAATTGGCCAACTCGTAGGAGCCACCGTCTCAGCCCCTGCACGAGAAAATGATAGCCAGAACGCGTATGCGAGTGTGGCGAAAAGGAAAGCCGGAAGCTAGAGTCGCTTAAAAATCCAACACTGGCTAGTTGGTAGGTTCAAACATACCTCAATGTACTCTCTGGCATCGATCACAGTTCGAGCGTCCAACtcgaagatgaagatgaaatTGATGCGAGCGCGAGCCCATGCGACCAAGTTCAGCCCGAGTAGAAGTGAAAATATGACCGGTATACATAGAGCAGCATACACTTGGAGTAAAGCAGCCCACTCCGGTATTAATTCGCGTCGTTCCTCTTGTAGGGCTAGAGAAATGATATGAGCAAAAACAAGCATGAGTGAGAGCATGGGTTGTCCCGCATACAGTAATATATGCCCATAGCAAGGGCCGGTAATGCTAAGCCGATCAGCATACCGGATCTGAATGTGCTAAAATGATGCGTGCTTTGCCGATTAGTAGCACGCAACCTAACACGAGCCTTCTTTTCATTTCCCTTCTCTAATCTCCGCACGTCAGCAATATATCAATTCAATTCTGGATAGGACTAACCAAATCGCGTTGCATATATCCTTTCGATCTCCTTCAATAAGCCACTACAGGTATCGCCAGACGCAAATTTGCATGGCTCGATCTTTTCACGCATGTATAGGTTTTGAGTGGACATCTTCTCATATACGGTGAGTATAGGCCAATATATATAACCATCAATCACCTTCGCAGTCTTGTCAAACTTTTTGAGCGCTGTATTATTGAAAGGGTCTAAGCGATGTGGAGATTGTCGAAAGTATTTAGCGTACCTTTGCGAAATCCGGTCATATTCAAAATCTACTTGGAGGTAAGCGTGTGCGTGTGTTAATACTCATTACTCGTCTGGACTGACTCTGTAGTTTTGTAGAAGCTCCAAGCCACTGTATGAGCGATCAACATCAGCTCTCTCATCAGTGTATCAGTGCGAAAACTTGCCGATAAAACTCTAAAACGGCTTTCTTAAGTTTTTTCTTTGCGCGCTGGTAGGCATCTGGATCATGTGCAATACTGCTACTAACGTGTGCTTGCGGGTTGGATAGTGGTGTTTCAGTCTTGGCGGATGCGTCTGCAGACTTCCCCGCGTTGGGTTGACCTGGAATAGGTATGGATGCTATATTGATCGAATCGAGGAGATGAAGGAATCCAGGCCAAAGTCCTTCATTTCCGACCTATGACGAGCTATTCATGCAATATTCCTTGACCATGCTATTCTGCTTACACTGCTTAGTTGTTTATGCCCTCGTAACTCGTGGAATTGTTCTTTAAGCGCGGCTACCTTGAATTGGGCATCTCGTTCGCGCTCTGAATAAAAGGCTTCGACCTTGTCTATCTCTTGATCCAGCGCCGCGAAGAATGCTAACTCGTTGGGACCTATCCCTGCTAACAACTCTTGGATGGTCTCTGGTGGTGAATAACCAATATCATCTGGAATAGTGGGCTCGAATAAATTTCAAAAAACCAAGTGCTGAAACAGTGAAAATACGAACTGTGGCGTGAGGTTGTCGTGAAACGTCGCCTCATACCACTAAAAGGATTACGGGGGGTTGCCCTCGTTTCGGCATTTGATCTGACAGACGCAGGAGCTGGTACAGAAATGGGCGTATCATTGAGCCCTGTTTGTTCATAAGATTGCTTCATTGTGCTATTGCGACTTTGCACTATTGATAACTGAGGTAATGGTTAGATGCATACAGAGTACCGAACAAATGCGTACCGTTCCGCTGAAAACCCGACTAGGAAGCGCCCTTCGAGTTTCTGCCCCAGTGGAATTCGAAGTGACATGAGATACAATTGTCCCATCCTTGAGAGAATCCATACTTGTCATTGCTGGGGGCAACTCGAAATCCGGTCCCAGCTCGTCGGTGCTTAAGCGGAAGCGAGCTGATTTTACAGACCGGTTTGCCGCAGCTGGAGGTGTGAGAACGTGTGGTACATGCTCTGAAATGGAGTGCCTTGTCTGCTGTTCGCCGAGCAGACTGCCTGCACCTCCCGAAGTGCGGCCTATAGTAATCGAGGGAGTGCGTCCATTAGCGCCAGGCGGGGTACGACCGATTGCGTTGGGAGGAGTACGCCCAACAGCCCCATAATTTCTTCGCCGAAGGGCTGAAGTACCAGGACTTGGTTCTGTAATAGACGAACGTGCTTGATCGTGTATTCGTACACGGGAGTCGGAATTCCTTTCCTGTGCAGCTTCATTCGCCCTTTTAACGACAGCTATCTTCTTCTTGAGACCTCGATAGTCTCTATGAAGCGTATCTAGGTGAGCCAGTTTCTGGGGAATTTTGTAGAATAAGAGCTCACATATAGGCCTTCTTCCATTCTGGTATCTTTGGGCTTGTTGAGACCGAATACTCCTTAGGAGGATGGTGACACTTACCTGCGTGTCTTCAAGATATCTGGGTATAAATTAGCCATATTCTGAACACAACGCTTCAGATTCATACCTTGCAAACTTCATGATGTTGAGTTAGAACAGAGGTCGAGTTGCTCGGGACCCCTCTACGATCGAGGTACAAGACAAACAGAGATTCAGACCAGTTGCATCAACTTGGGGCTTGGCGACATCATTTCGTAAAGGACCCTGATCTCTTTGCTAAATATGGACAATAGAACAGCCTTTAGCCCGGCCGAGCTCTGCCGAATCTTAGTAGACACGTCCATTCTACATTGTGTATACCTTAATGGGCGCAGAATAACGTTTTTATCCATTTGGAACTATGTCGTGTGAAGGTGGTGAGAAAAGCCGACAGAGATAAAATAGTTCGTCTCAATGATCTACCAAGTAATTCAATCACTTCCGATTCAAGTCAAACCTTGAACGAGCAACACAGGCACAAGGCTCTATAAATGGCTTCTCCAGAGAGCTTCTCATTTTCGAAGATTGCCTTGCGCCACAGTTTCTCAGAAAATCCAATCGCGTCTGTCTCCAATCATAGGAGGTATATACTCGGGTAAATAATATTGTATTGATAAGTTACAGATAGGGGTATAGCTGTATAATGTGCTGCTTCGTTCCCTTTATTATGTCTACTTCTCCAAGCCCACACCACCTTCTTTCGAGCGCCGCGACTGCCTAGAACTTCTTGGACTACCCTCCTCGTCATCTGATTCTGCTTCACAGGGGAAGGCGTACGGGAGTGGAATTTCTCGGGTAACCCGGAACTGGTCGGCATTTCCGATGTGTTCGTTTTCAAGGCGGACTGAGCAGTCCCACATTAGGGGGACACGGGAATGATAAATGTGCTTGGTACTCACGAAAGTTCCACTGCACCCTTCGAATCATTTCGAAAACGGCGATAATGAAAGATCGCGTGGTAATTGGCGGTCCTCCGCGAGGTATATATCCAACCCACGAGAAGCGAATCAGAGTGTTTGCTATCTAGATGTCATTCAAAGCATCAATACTCGTCCCAATATCCAGTACCGCTGATTCTTACTATTGCAATATAATACACCTATGAATTAGGTGACCGTCAGCATTATATAAAAGAAGAGCATGTATCAACTACTCACAGGAATCCAGCCCGGGTAAGCAAGTTCTTTTCTTAAAAACTTGTACTTTATGCCTTGAACCTTCAATACACTCCAGTCCATCGTATAGTCCTAGAGCAGTTGTAAGCTTCAGATCGTATAGTGTAATATGTTCAGAAATCGCACCCaataagcaccaaatacTGAACTAATGGTAGCAAAAAGAATAAATATTGCCAGATGGAGATCATACTCCATGTCTATGGCGGTAGCTGTGAGGATGATGCATACAATATATGTGGAGCAACCAACCATTGTATCTCCAGACATAATAGGTAACATAGTATACGATACTTGCAACATATTTGGCAGCCTAGACGAGGTCAGCGATATGGATTAAACAGGATATTTTTACTCACATTGACAAGATGGTGTCCGTGTTTGGAATCAAAATAACGACGAACGCATTGTACGAATCGAATAATGAATGGAATGGTTGATAAAACGAGTGGTACGGTCCAGTGTTGCTCCAGTTGGCAGCGCGCCTCAATGCGCTCCCATTGGTCAACATAAGCACAAATTAAGAAATCTGTCAAACAGTCGGTGTATATACGAAGCACCTGTTGGATCAAACTTACATAGATTACTCATAGTGTAAACGAGTGAACAGAGTTGATCGCCCAGCCAGAAATCTGCGAATTCCACGCGTCTCGTGCCGCTCAGGAAGAGCATACCAAAAGTGCGCAAGAACCAAGCCCTGGCGGAGCGATGAAAAATAGGGAGCGGATTGAATATAGTTACCAAAGCTAAGCCAACCCAAACGATTGGCCATTTAGTAGGCGAGATAATTTCAGATCCCGTCATTGTAAAAGAAATACAAAAGGCATATGCAAGAGTTGCGAAAAGAAAAGAGGGTAGCTGCAAATGCGGTCTTTATTAAAAGGCGAGTAGATAAAGGTTTGATATGACTT comes from Rhizoctonia solani chromosome 4, complete sequence and encodes:
- a CDS encoding salicylate hydroxylase codes for the protein MSPRIAIIGAGPGGLTLACILARHSIIPTVFEREPSPDCRQQGGTLDLHTHSGQQALRDAGLWDQFLKHARYDAQTAKVVLKSGDIVFEDGPDEDKESAGSRPEIDRTALRNILLESFGISNVKWDHALASVEPTDDHKHDLHFKNGQVEVGFDLVVGADGAWSRVRPRVTSIAPFYSGVSAIEYNISNPTGPRFDYINGLVGKGSMFSFSDQKNITAQRQGTGSIRIYTAFAMSNVGPDWLNNTFNPNDVIATKAKVLTFYEDWDPRLRDFIQLADDNFIAFRPMYMHPIEHTWEPCLGLTLLGDAAHLMTPYAGEGVNITMWDSLELAKKIVEGTKSGDLNRTVREYETDMFKRSSESKKRTDRNKVALFSKDFPKSMDAVIDEMRGGGLESN
- a CDS encoding xenotropic and polytropic retrovirus receptor 1, giving the protein MKFARYLEDTQIPEWKKAYIDYRGLKKKIAVVKRANEAAQERNSDSRVRIHDQARSSITEPSPGTSALRRRNYGAVGRTPPNAIGRTPPGANGRTPSITIGRTSGGAGSLLGEQQTRHSISEHVPHVLTPPAAANRSVKSARFRLSTDELGPDFELPPAMTSMDSLKDGTIVSHVTSNSTGAETRRALPSRVFSGTLSIVQSRNSTMKQSYEQTGLNDTPISVPAPASVRSNAETRATPRNPFSGMRRRFTTTSRHNDIGYSPPETIQELLAGIGPNELAFFAALDQEIDKVEAFYSERERDAQFKVAALKEQFHELRGHKQLSSVGNEGLWPGFLHLLDSINIASIPIPGQPNAGKSADASAKTETPLSNPQAHVSSSIAHDPDAYQRAKKKLKKAVLDGLELLQNYRILNMTGFRKALKKFDKTAKMSTQNLYMREKIEPCKFASGDTCSGLLKEIERIYATRFEKGNEKKARVRLRATNRQSTHHFSTFRSGMLIGLALPALAMGIYYSLQEERRELIPEWAALLQVYAALCIPVIFSLLLGLNLVAWARARINFIFIFELDARTVIDAREYIELPAFLFATLAYAFWLSFSRAGAETVAPTSWPIMWLGLTAVVLLNPFPIFHRSARWWLLRTVGKLFVSGRTRVEFTDFWMGDQFCSLVYTMGNLYFLVCAYADHWHHIEQRCQLGPHWTIPLVLTALPSLIRLVQCVRRYVDSKNHIHLINGGKYTASIVSYIAYYGWRHYGSNRDFRMGVWILFATINSCYTSYWDLMMDWSVLQVKGVQYKFLRKELAYSNHILAYYVAIVTNVVLRFIWIWYIPSGGLPAGTRAFMFAILEMLRRVQWNFFRLENEHIGNADQFRVTREVPLPYVFTGDRDSDDEDHGAERPTRKLSVRLPVMSKDSSTDVEAEGQ